The genomic window AGTGAATCACCATATTTAGCAAAGGCATTTTTAAAACTAGCACAATTTTGTCTAAAGCCTGCCTCATCAAGCACATATAGAGGTGTATCAAAATCTCTAGCCAAATCTGTGCAATCCACTCCACCTATTTCTAGGTTCCCTTTATCATTAATTTTCATTGTGCCGGTTAAACGCAAAATTTCACACTCTCCTCAATCATCTTTAAAATTGTCGTTTATTCTACCACTAGTAAATCATATCGTCAATTGTATCTAGTACAATATACACTATACTTTAATAATATGAAACTTTAGCTATATTTTGTTTATGTATCTAGTGCTTCTTTTTCATTTTTGTTTGTATTGTCTTCAGGCTTTGTTTGATCTGTTTTAGGTTTTAGATTATTTATTTCTTGTTTCAAACTTTTATTTTGCTGTTTTAATTCTTGTACTTGCTTAGTTAAAGAAAAATTTCTTATACTGTCAAATAAAAACGTTATTAATGCACCTACACATAAAGATAAAAGTAAAACAATTGCTAATGATGTTTCT from Candidatus Syntrophocurvum alkaliphilum includes these protein-coding regions:
- a CDS encoding LapA family protein; the protein is MRGYLIGIIVVIILVTIFVSQNTAPVTISFLNWTSSETSLAIVLLLSLCVGALITFLFDSIRNFSLTKQVQELKQQNKSLKQEINNLKPKTDQTKPEDNTNKNEKEALDT